From a region of the Eulemur rufifrons isolate Redbay chromosome 7, OSU_ERuf_1, whole genome shotgun sequence genome:
- the ZIC1 gene encoding zinc finger protein ZIC 1, whose product MLLDAGPQYPAIGVTTFGASRHHSAGDVAERDVGLGINPFADGMGAFKLNPSSHELASAGQTAFTSQAPGYAAAAALGHHHHPGHVGSYSSAAFNSTRDFLFRNRGFGDAAAAASAQHSLFAASAGGFGGPHGHTDAAGHLLFPGLHEQAAGHASPNVVNGQMRLGFSGDMYPRPEQYGQVTSPRSEHYAAPQLHGYGPMNVNMAAHHGAGAFFRYMRQPIKQELICKWIEPEQLANPKKSCNKTFSTMHELVTHVTVEHVGGPEQSNHICFWEECPREGKPFKAKYKLVNHIRVHTGEKPFPCPFPGCGKVFARSENLKIHKRTHTGEKPFKCEFEGCDRRFANSSDRKKHMHVHTSDKPYLCKMCDKSYTHPSSLRKHMKVHESSSQGSQPSPAASSGYESSTPPTIVSPSTDNPTTSSLSPSSSAVHHTAGHSALSSNFNEWYV is encoded by the exons ATGCTCCTGGACGCCGGCCCCCAGTACCCAGCGATCGGCGTGACCACCTTTGGCGCGTCCCGCCACCACTCGGCGGGCGACGTGGCCGAGCGAGACGTGGGCCTGGGTATCAACCCGTTCGCCGACGGCATGGGCGCCTTCAAGCTCAACCCCAGTTCGCACGAACTGGCCTCGGCCGGCCAGACGGCCTTCACGTCGCAGGCGCCGGGCTACGCGGCTGCCGCGGCCCTGGGCCATCACCACCACCCGGGCCACGTAGGCTCCTATTCCAGCGCAGCCTTCAACTCCACGCGGGACTTTCTGTTCCGCAACCGGGGATTTGGCGACGCGGCAGCGGCAGCCAGCGCACAGCACAGCCTCTTCGCCGCTTCGGCCGGGGGCTTCGGGGGCCCACACGGCCACACGGACGCCGCGGGCCACCTCCTCTTCCCTGGGCTTCACGAGCAGGCGGCGGGCCACGCGTCGCCCAACGTGGTCAACGGGCAGATGAGGCTCGGCTTCTCAGGGGACATGTACCCGCGGCCAGAGCAGTACGGCCAAGTAACCAGCCCGCGTTCCGAGCACTATGCCGCGCCGCAACTGCACGGCTACGGGCCCATGAACGTGAACATGGCCGCGCACCACGGCGCCGGCGCCTTCTTCCGATACATGCGCCAACCCATCAAGCAAGAGCTTATCTGCAAGTGGATCGAGCCGGAGCAGCTGGCCAACCCCAAAAAGTCGTGCAACAAAACTTTCAGCACCATGCACGAGCTGGTCACGCACGTCACGGTGGAGCACGTCGGCGGTCCGGAGCAGAGTAACCACATCTGCTTCTGGGAGGAGTGTCCGCGCGAGGGCAAGCCCTTCAAGGCCAAATACAAACTGGTTAACCACATCCGCGTGCACACGGGCGAGaagcccttcccctgccccttccctggctgTGGCAAGGTCTTCGCGCGCTCCGAGAACTTAAAGATCCATAAAAGGACGCATACAG GGGAGAAGCCCTTCAAGTGCGAGTTCGAGGGCTGCGACCGGCGATTCGCTAACAGCAGCGACCGCAAGAAgcacatgcacgtgcacacgaGCGACAAGCCCTATCTTTGCAAGATGTGCGACAAATCCTACACGCACCCCAGCTCGCTTCGCAAACACATGAAG GTCCACGAATCCTCCTCGCAGGGCTCGCAGCCTTCACCGGCCGCCAGCTCTGGCTATGAGTCCTCCACGCCGCCCACCATCGTGTCTCCCTCCACAGACAACCCGACCACCAGCTCCTTGTCACCCTCCTCCTCCGCGGTCCACCACACAGCCGGCCACAGCGCGCTCTCTTCCAATTTTAACGAATGGTACgtttaa